In Promicromonospora sp. Populi, one genomic interval encodes:
- a CDS encoding sensor histidine kinase, giving the protein MNGRDDEQVRRPARRLAAVLALLIVVLLVGVAASVLVIVAGSQADSNRDIIGETARTASVDDVPQGTYVAVESDGELLLSPGMPDGLPDQAALDEVARTGHSVEGTTETDGDQFLVRTSMEGDRIVQVALDQHDNAEELSRVAWALAITGVVAVVAAALIAEWMARRAMAPLAASLALQRRFIADASHELRTPLTLLRTRAQLLQLRLRERPDRDEHVGAGVDEIAADAQGLTDILEDLLLAADPREVVDDAPVDLAALADETVRSHRAEADRRELRLERTGATTPVTVRGSRVSLARLCSALVWNALDHARTTVTINVTINVTTAARDAEIRVSDDGPGFAPGTERQAFERFAGGRRADEAPGHQRHYGLGLALVAEVAHRHGGDVRAGRDPATGGAVVTVRLPRQA; this is encoded by the coding sequence ATGAACGGCCGCGACGACGAGCAGGTCCGCCGCCCAGCACGCCGGCTGGCCGCCGTCCTCGCGCTGCTGATCGTCGTCCTGCTGGTCGGGGTCGCGGCGTCGGTGCTGGTCATCGTCGCCGGCAGCCAGGCGGACAGCAACCGCGACATCATCGGCGAGACCGCGCGGACCGCGTCGGTCGACGACGTGCCGCAGGGCACGTACGTCGCGGTCGAGAGCGACGGCGAGCTGCTCCTCTCGCCCGGGATGCCGGACGGATTGCCCGACCAAGCGGCGCTGGACGAGGTCGCCCGCACCGGCCACTCGGTCGAAGGGACCACCGAGACCGACGGGGACCAGTTCCTGGTGCGGACCTCCATGGAGGGCGACCGCATCGTCCAGGTCGCCCTCGACCAGCACGACAACGCCGAGGAGCTGAGCCGGGTCGCCTGGGCGCTGGCGATCACCGGCGTGGTAGCCGTGGTGGCCGCCGCGCTGATCGCCGAGTGGATGGCCCGGCGGGCGATGGCACCCCTGGCCGCGTCGCTCGCGCTGCAGCGGCGGTTCATCGCCGACGCGAGCCACGAGCTGCGTACCCCGCTGACCCTGCTGCGCACCCGCGCGCAGCTGCTCCAACTACGCCTGCGCGAGCGGCCGGACCGGGACGAACACGTCGGCGCCGGCGTCGACGAGATCGCCGCCGACGCGCAGGGCCTCACCGACATCCTCGAGGACCTGCTGCTCGCCGCAGATCCACGTGAGGTGGTCGACGACGCCCCCGTGGACCTGGCCGCGCTCGCGGACGAGACCGTCCGCAGCCACCGCGCGGAGGCCGACCGGCGCGAGCTGCGGCTGGAGCGCACGGGGGCCACCACCCCGGTCACCGTCCGCGGCTCACGCGTGTCGCTGGCCCGCCTCTGCTCGGCACTGGTCTGGAACGCGCTCGACCACGCCCGCACCACCGTCACCATCAACGTCACCATCAACGTCACCACGGCAGCGCGCGACGCGGAGATCCGGGTGAGCGACGACGGGCCCGGGTTCGCGCCCGGCACGGAGCGGCAGGCCTTCGAACGGTTCGCCGGCGGCCGCCGGGCCGACGAGGCGCCCGGCCACCAGCGGCACTACGGCCTGGGACTGGCCCTGGTCGCCGAGGTCGCCCACCGCCACGGCGGAGACGTGCGCGCCGGCCGCGACCCGGCGACCGGTGGCGCGGTCGTCACCGTGCGGCTGCCACGTCAGGCCTGA
- a CDS encoding NADH-ubiquinone oxidoreductase-F iron-sulfur binding region domain-containing protein: protein MSTAETTALDTRRRAPLAGGQRLFVAGGQAGLAAHLAAYGPLPASGPGAGLAHELELSGLTGRGGAGFPVARKLAATAAGRRPVIIGNGAEGEPRSQKDATLLQHAPHLVIDGLLAAGGALAADQVYLYLRPDSAAPVQRALAERPDGARVQVVLAVHTFVSGEASAVVNAVEHSIALPTDRTRRLSETGLRGRPTLVQNVETLAHVALVARYGGDWFRGAGTPGDPGTRLVTVSGHVPAGGVLEVGGGVRVTDVLAACHADPAQVSAVLVGGYHGQWLPAAELGAALSPSGGATPGAGVIVVLDRGHCGLRTTAEFVRYLADQSAGQCGPCLFGLPALAGAFDLLAAGHPPAGTADRIRRLATTVAGRGACHHPDGTSRLVLSALDVFADDAAAHAVGRCTVDLENQL from the coding sequence ATGAGCACGGCGGAGACAACCGCACTCGACACGCGGCGGCGGGCACCGCTCGCCGGCGGGCAGCGCTTGTTCGTCGCCGGCGGCCAGGCCGGCCTCGCGGCCCACCTGGCCGCCTACGGGCCGCTCCCGGCGTCCGGCCCGGGAGCCGGGCTGGCTCACGAGCTTGAACTGTCGGGCCTGACCGGGCGCGGTGGCGCAGGGTTCCCCGTGGCGCGGAAGCTGGCCGCGACCGCGGCCGGGCGCCGCCCCGTGATCATCGGGAACGGTGCGGAAGGTGAGCCGCGCAGCCAGAAGGACGCCACTCTGCTGCAGCACGCGCCGCACCTGGTCATCGACGGGCTGCTGGCCGCCGGCGGCGCCCTGGCCGCCGACCAGGTCTACCTGTATCTGCGCCCAGACAGCGCGGCCCCGGTCCAGCGTGCCCTGGCCGAGCGCCCGGACGGCGCCCGCGTCCAGGTCGTCCTCGCCGTGCACACATTCGTCTCGGGCGAGGCCAGCGCCGTCGTCAACGCAGTCGAGCACAGCATCGCGCTGCCCACCGACCGGACGCGCCGGCTCAGCGAGACCGGGCTGCGCGGCAGGCCCACCCTGGTGCAGAACGTCGAGACGCTCGCCCACGTCGCGCTGGTGGCCCGCTACGGCGGGGACTGGTTCCGCGGCGCCGGCACACCCGGCGACCCCGGGACCCGGCTGGTGACCGTCTCCGGTCACGTTCCCGCCGGCGGGGTCCTCGAGGTCGGCGGCGGGGTCCGGGTCACCGACGTGCTGGCGGCCTGCCACGCCGATCCGGCGCAGGTCTCGGCCGTCCTGGTCGGCGGGTACCACGGCCAGTGGCTGCCCGCTGCCGAGCTGGGCGCCGCGCTCTCGCCGTCCGGCGGGGCCACACCCGGAGCCGGCGTCATCGTCGTGCTCGACAGGGGCCACTGCGGCCTGCGCACCACCGCGGAGTTCGTGCGCTACCTCGCCGACCAGTCCGCCGGGCAGTGCGGACCGTGTCTGTTCGGGCTGCCCGCGCTGGCCGGCGCATTCGACCTGCTCGCCGCCGGTCACCCACCCGCGGGCACCGCGGACCGGATCCGCCGGCTCGCCACCACCGTCGCCGGGCGCGGCGCGTGCCACCACCCCGACGGCACCAGCCGGCTCGTGCTCAGCGCCCTGGACGTCTTCGCCGACGACGCGGCCGCGCACGCCGTCGGCCGGTGCACCGTCGACCTGGAGAACCAGTTATGA
- a CDS encoding ribonuclease domain-containing protein produces MSEKVSEKNRIVSGLVSLLFVLSAMVGVTAVDVSTAPAAGAAVFNSCTHSGCAEAYSSRSTWSSLGYPSTRGWVSWPNGQCNYAGGVHRNAEGQLPAGHSYLEFDVTPRACGAARQAYRLILDQTTGVTYFSPNHYTDFYRM; encoded by the coding sequence GTGTCCGAGAAGGTGTCCGAGAAGAACCGCATCGTGTCCGGGCTGGTCAGTCTGCTCTTTGTCCTGTCCGCCATGGTCGGCGTCACCGCCGTCGACGTCTCCACCGCACCCGCTGCCGGGGCGGCCGTCTTCAACTCCTGCACGCACAGCGGCTGCGCGGAGGCGTACTCCTCGAGGTCGACCTGGAGCTCGCTGGGCTACCCGAGCACCCGCGGCTGGGTCAGCTGGCCGAACGGCCAGTGCAACTACGCGGGTGGTGTGCACCGCAACGCCGAGGGTCAGCTCCCGGCCGGCCACTCGTACCTCGAGTTCGACGTCACGCCGCGAGCCTGCGGCGCCGCTCGGCAGGCCTACCGGCTCATCCTGGACCAGACCACCGGGGTGACCTACTTCTCGCCCAACCACTACACCGACTTCTACCGGATGTGA
- a CDS encoding MSMEG_0568 family radical SAM protein, which yields MTPTDNLSTRVSISLLGVRSDAPVRRAGGAGPSDDGHFVIGGAGAAIPLNPDSPYVVSKGRLTLDGADLGMDVEPVVRPRFYDLTTADGTPYDKIAKLHGKDVLATTVVQTCVRYDESERCRFCAIESSLRSGTTIAVKTPAMLAEVARAARELDGVSQMVMTTGTSNGWDRGAKHLARCVRAVKKAVPELQVQVQCEPPADLRAITDLYDAGARSIGIHVESMDDAVRRRWMPGKATVPLDEYRAAWREAVRVFGRNQVSTYLLVGLGEDPDELVGSAGELIEMGVYPFVVPFRPLAGTLATDVDRVPAPHRAVLADVTQRVGRLLVAAGMRGSDQAAGCAACGACSTLATVGG from the coding sequence ATGACGCCGACGGACAACCTCTCGACCCGGGTGAGCATCTCGCTCCTCGGTGTACGTAGCGATGCTCCGGTCCGCCGTGCGGGTGGTGCGGGTCCGAGCGACGACGGACACTTCGTCATCGGTGGTGCGGGGGCCGCGATACCGCTCAACCCCGACAGCCCGTATGTCGTGTCGAAGGGTCGGCTGACCCTCGACGGTGCTGATCTCGGCATGGATGTCGAACCGGTGGTCCGCCCGCGATTCTATGACCTGACCACCGCGGACGGGACCCCGTACGACAAGATCGCGAAGCTGCACGGGAAGGATGTCCTGGCCACGACGGTGGTGCAGACCTGCGTGCGTTACGACGAGAGCGAGCGCTGCCGGTTCTGCGCTATCGAGTCGTCGCTGCGGTCCGGGACGACCATCGCCGTCAAGACGCCCGCCATGCTCGCCGAGGTGGCCAGGGCCGCCCGGGAGCTGGACGGCGTCTCGCAGATGGTCATGACCACCGGCACCTCCAACGGCTGGGACCGGGGAGCCAAGCACCTCGCACGCTGCGTCCGTGCGGTCAAGAAGGCCGTGCCGGAGCTGCAGGTCCAGGTGCAGTGCGAGCCTCCCGCGGACCTGCGGGCCATCACGGACCTGTACGACGCCGGAGCCCGCTCCATCGGCATCCACGTCGAGTCGATGGACGACGCCGTGCGCCGGCGCTGGATGCCGGGGAAGGCCACCGTCCCGCTCGACGAGTACCGCGCCGCCTGGCGGGAGGCAGTGCGGGTGTTCGGGCGCAACCAGGTCTCCACCTACCTGCTCGTGGGCCTCGGTGAGGATCCCGACGAGCTGGTCGGGTCCGCCGGGGAGCTCATCGAGATGGGCGTGTACCCGTTCGTCGTCCCGTTCCGGCCGCTCGCCGGCACCCTCGCGACCGACGTCGACCGTGTGCCGGCGCCGCACCGCGCGGTGCTCGCCGACGTCACCCAGCGGGTCGGCCGCCTGCTCGTCGCCGCGGGGATGCGCGGTTCCGACCAGGCCGCGGGCTGCGCGGCGTGCGGGGCGTGCAGCACGCTCGCGACGGTCGGAGGCTGA
- a CDS encoding ferredoxin has product MSRDGLHVDWTRCDGRGLCAELLPGLLTRDEWGYPQPHQDTRTTAPGRTLVEIPSRHAADAEQAVALCPLLALRLTGRPDT; this is encoded by the coding sequence ATGAGCCGCGACGGACTGCACGTCGACTGGACCCGCTGCGACGGCCGCGGGCTCTGCGCGGAGCTGCTGCCCGGGCTCCTCACCCGCGACGAGTGGGGCTATCCCCAGCCGCACCAGGACACCCGAACCACTGCACCAGGCCGCACGCTCGTCGAGATCCCGTCCAGGCACGCCGCCGACGCCGAGCAGGCCGTCGCGCTGTGCCCCCTGCTCGCCCTGAGGCTGACCGGCCGGCCGGACACGTGA
- a CDS encoding DEAD/DEAH box helicase codes for MARPGQRRSGRARTGSGAQRRRAPRPAEQGIIPVLAEVAREVDGAVRRPPTRQAVRTKFQVVALLMREERARVRADGDLTEPQRANQLKRLDGVGTLLARIAARDTSLLELLAEDARVSDAAREYKATMMRAGGLEPPEEPPPPPPAAPAPGAEKRVVPRSVISRQLANPFLAPDFSAAAERQAPRVRLLAGWELLDPLFRSFEHASPGAPACMPLPEPRSVSVPQGRELMPYQAQVVEATARGHRTFLLADEPGLGKTAQALLAAQAADAYPLLVVAPNVVKTNWAHEVEMWTPRRTPTVVHGDGDRIDGFADVVIVNYEILDRHVGWLGDLGFRGMIVDEAHFIKNKGSQRSQHVLATSERIRERTARPLLMALTGTPLINDIEDFRAIWQFLGWIDDAKPLGPLLAALEDNGLTPADPGFYPAARTSVIDMGIVRRRKADVVADIPARRVADLPVELDGAAGRSIRAAEAALASRLVGRYRSAVAARAESSVVDDVVVDGVDLDLARRVAAAELKDSSSKAKGENVFTMVRRIGQAKAGLAADYAAQLARNVGKVVFFAKHVDVMDQAEQTFADRGIGYASIRGDQTPRTREKNIAAFTDDPDVSIAVCSLTAAGVGLNLQVASNLVLAELSWTYAEQTQAIDRIHRIGQAEPVTAWRIIAAQTIDAKIAELIDSKSSLAARALDGAGEDDAASSTDVQLEALVALLTDALDAEGI; via the coding sequence GTGGCACGACCAGGCCAACGCCGGTCAGGTCGCGCGCGGACGGGTTCCGGCGCTCAGCGCCGCCGCGCCCCGCGCCCCGCCGAGCAGGGGATCATCCCGGTGCTCGCGGAGGTCGCCCGCGAGGTCGACGGCGCCGTGCGGCGACCGCCGACGCGCCAGGCGGTACGCACGAAGTTCCAGGTCGTCGCGCTGCTCATGCGGGAGGAGCGGGCCCGGGTAAGGGCCGACGGCGACCTGACCGAGCCCCAGCGGGCCAACCAGCTCAAGCGGCTCGACGGGGTGGGGACGCTCCTGGCGAGGATCGCCGCCCGGGACACCTCGCTGCTGGAGCTGCTCGCTGAGGATGCCCGGGTCTCCGACGCGGCGCGCGAGTACAAGGCGACGATGATGCGCGCCGGCGGGCTGGAGCCGCCCGAGGAGCCCCCGCCGCCCCCGCCCGCCGCGCCGGCGCCCGGCGCTGAGAAGCGGGTGGTGCCCCGCTCGGTGATCTCGCGCCAGCTGGCGAACCCGTTCCTCGCCCCGGACTTCTCGGCCGCGGCCGAGCGGCAGGCTCCGCGGGTCCGCCTGCTGGCCGGCTGGGAGCTGCTCGATCCGCTCTTCCGCTCCTTCGAGCACGCGAGCCCCGGCGCGCCCGCCTGCATGCCGCTGCCCGAGCCTCGCTCGGTGTCCGTTCCCCAGGGCCGCGAGCTGATGCCGTACCAGGCCCAGGTCGTCGAGGCCACGGCCCGCGGGCACCGCACCTTCCTGCTCGCCGACGAGCCCGGGCTCGGCAAGACCGCCCAGGCACTGCTCGCCGCCCAGGCGGCCGATGCCTACCCGCTGCTGGTCGTGGCGCCCAACGTGGTCAAGACGAACTGGGCGCACGAGGTCGAGATGTGGACGCCGCGGCGTACACCGACCGTGGTCCACGGCGACGGCGACCGGATCGACGGGTTCGCGGACGTCGTCATCGTGAACTACGAGATCCTGGACCGGCACGTCGGCTGGCTCGGCGACCTCGGCTTCCGCGGCATGATCGTCGACGAGGCGCACTTCATCAAGAACAAGGGCTCCCAGCGCTCCCAGCACGTGCTCGCCACCTCCGAGCGCATCCGCGAGCGGACCGCCCGTCCGCTGCTGATGGCGCTCACCGGCACCCCGCTGATCAACGACATCGAGGACTTCCGGGCGATCTGGCAGTTCCTCGGCTGGATCGACGACGCGAAGCCGCTCGGCCCGCTGCTGGCCGCCCTCGAGGACAACGGTCTCACCCCGGCCGACCCGGGGTTCTACCCGGCCGCCAGGACCAGCGTGATCGACATGGGCATCGTGCGCCGCCGCAAGGCCGACGTCGTCGCCGACATCCCCGCCCGCCGGGTGGCGGACCTGCCGGTCGAGCTCGACGGCGCCGCGGGCCGCTCGATCCGTGCCGCCGAGGCCGCGCTCGCCAGCCGTCTGGTCGGTCGCTACCGGTCAGCCGTGGCGGCGCGCGCCGAGAGCTCCGTCGTGGACGACGTCGTCGTGGACGGGGTCGACCTCGACCTCGCCCGCCGTGTGGCGGCCGCCGAGCTGAAGGACTCGAGCTCGAAGGCCAAGGGCGAGAACGTGTTCACCATGGTCCGGCGGATCGGCCAGGCCAAGGCCGGGCTGGCCGCCGACTACGCCGCACAGCTCGCCCGGAACGTCGGCAAGGTGGTGTTCTTCGCCAAGCACGTCGACGTGATGGACCAGGCCGAGCAGACCTTCGCGGATCGCGGCATCGGCTACGCCTCGATCCGCGGCGACCAGACGCCCAGGACGCGCGAGAAGAACATCGCCGCCTTCACCGACGATCCTGACGTGTCGATAGCGGTGTGCTCCCTGACGGCGGCCGGCGTGGGGCTGAACCTCCAGGTGGCCTCCAACCTGGTGCTGGCCGAGCTGTCCTGGACGTACGCCGAGCAGACCCAGGCCATCGACCGGATCCACCGGATCGGCCAGGCCGAGCCCGTCACCGCATGGCGGATCATCGCCGCGCAGACCATCGACGCCAAGATCGCCGAGCTGATCGACAGCAAGTCCTCGCTGGCCGCGAGGGCACTGGACGGGGCGGGGGAGGACGACGCCGCATCGTCGACGGACGTTCAGCTCGAGGCCCTGGTCGCGCTGCTCACCGACGCGCTCGACGCCGAGGGGATCTGA
- a CDS encoding response regulator transcription factor, whose amino-acid sequence MGAPRVLVVEDDARLLAMLTELLEGAGYDVTVARDGQRALHEGLTGSFDLILLDRGLPALEGLDVLNRLRRTGITTPTLVLSALGNPADRVEGLDRGAEDYLAKPFDVAELLARLRALLRRHEQTAPALRVPGGVLDVTVRGVQLDDGSEVALSERECDLLEHLARHPRQVLSRHELLAAVFPDADDQGVVDTYVHYLRRKLGRATVQTVRGLGYRLGAPA is encoded by the coding sequence GTGGGTGCACCGCGGGTTCTGGTGGTGGAGGACGATGCCCGCCTGCTGGCGATGCTCACCGAGCTGCTGGAGGGCGCGGGCTACGACGTGACCGTCGCGCGCGACGGTCAGCGGGCCCTGCACGAGGGCCTGACCGGCTCGTTCGACCTCATCCTGCTGGACCGCGGGCTGCCGGCCTTGGAGGGCCTCGACGTGCTGAACCGGCTGCGCCGCACCGGCATCACCACGCCCACGCTGGTCCTGTCGGCGCTCGGCAACCCGGCCGACCGGGTCGAGGGCCTGGACCGCGGCGCGGAGGACTACCTGGCCAAGCCGTTCGACGTGGCAGAGCTGCTGGCCCGGCTGCGTGCCCTGCTGCGCCGGCACGAGCAGACGGCACCCGCCCTGCGGGTCCCGGGCGGTGTGCTGGACGTGACGGTGCGCGGCGTGCAGCTCGACGACGGCAGCGAGGTCGCGCTGTCCGAGCGCGAGTGCGACCTGCTCGAACACCTCGCCAGGCATCCGCGGCAGGTCCTGAGCCGCCACGAGCTGCTCGCCGCCGTGTTCCCGGACGCCGACGACCAGGGCGTCGTGGACACCTACGTCCACTACCTGCGCCGCAAGCTCGGCCGGGCAACCGTCCAGACCGTGCGCGGGCTCGGCTACCGCCTGGGCGCACCCGCATGA
- a CDS encoding MSMEG_0567/sll0787 family protein, whose amino-acid sequence MLDVPTLTGRSLPPVAPWTVRPAEGRHLAAYRGLRRDAFVVEQGLFKGQDLDRLDDDERTQVLVALDADDRVLGGVRIAPAPEAVDAAGRDIGWWTGSRLVVAPGARRAGGIGAALVRAACARVAELGVLRFDATVQTRNRVLFERLGWLPSGTREVQGQPHVLMRWPMPRIADLVAATKSALAGLVEPLLEHTGPAALGGAGFLGDDGAPVPGTDVVAACDAILPTLIERDPEWAGWCAVLVNVNDLTAMGADAVGLTDAVGAPTASFARRVLNGLHSGSQAWGVPVLGGHTQLGVPASLSVTALGRTDHPVPGGGGQAGHALSLTADLSGRWRRGFEGLQWDSTSSRSAAELRHLAGTVGAARPHAAKDVSMAGIVGTTAMLAEASGTGATIDVADVPAPDDAAPGDWLTCFPGFAMLTADPSGAGRMSSPLAATAECGELTAEPGVRLRWPDGVTTVAVPGAATGFGPA is encoded by the coding sequence ATGCTCGACGTCCCCACCCTCACCGGCCGGTCGCTGCCGCCCGTCGCGCCCTGGACGGTGCGCCCGGCCGAGGGGCGGCACCTGGCTGCCTACCGCGGGCTGCGCCGCGACGCGTTCGTCGTGGAGCAGGGGCTGTTCAAGGGGCAGGACCTGGACCGCCTCGACGACGACGAGCGCACACAGGTGCTCGTCGCCCTCGACGCGGACGACCGTGTGCTGGGCGGTGTCCGCATCGCCCCGGCGCCCGAGGCGGTCGACGCGGCGGGTCGCGACATCGGCTGGTGGACCGGCAGCCGGCTGGTCGTCGCCCCCGGTGCGCGCAGGGCCGGCGGGATCGGTGCCGCGCTGGTCCGAGCCGCATGCGCCCGGGTCGCCGAGCTCGGTGTGCTGCGCTTCGACGCGACTGTGCAGACGCGCAACCGCGTGCTGTTCGAACGGCTCGGCTGGTTGCCCTCGGGCACCCGCGAGGTGCAGGGCCAGCCGCACGTGCTCATGCGCTGGCCGATGCCGCGGATAGCCGACCTGGTCGCCGCCACCAAGTCTGCGCTCGCCGGGCTCGTCGAGCCGCTGCTGGAGCACACCGGGCCTGCCGCGCTGGGCGGAGCCGGGTTCCTGGGCGACGACGGCGCGCCGGTGCCGGGCACCGATGTCGTCGCCGCGTGCGACGCGATCCTGCCGACCCTGATCGAACGCGACCCCGAGTGGGCCGGCTGGTGCGCGGTGCTCGTCAACGTCAACGACCTCACGGCGATGGGCGCCGACGCCGTCGGGCTGACCGACGCGGTCGGCGCGCCGACGGCGTCGTTCGCGCGCCGGGTGCTCAACGGGCTGCACAGCGGGTCCCAGGCGTGGGGCGTGCCGGTGCTCGGCGGGCATACCCAGCTCGGTGTGCCCGCGTCGCTGTCGGTCACCGCGCTCGGCCGCACCGACCACCCGGTCCCCGGCGGCGGCGGGCAGGCGGGGCACGCCCTGTCCCTGACCGCGGATCTCTCGGGTCGCTGGCGCCGGGGGTTCGAGGGCCTGCAGTGGGACTCGACGTCGTCGCGCTCGGCCGCCGAGCTGCGCCACCTCGCCGGCACCGTCGGCGCGGCCCGCCCGCACGCCGCCAAGGACGTGAGCATGGCCGGGATCGTCGGTACGACGGCGATGCTCGCCGAGGCATCGGGCACGGGCGCCACCATCGACGTCGCCGACGTACCGGCGCCGGACGACGCCGCGCCGGGGGACTGGCTCACCTGCTTCCCGGGCTTCGCGATGCTCACCGCGGACCCGTCCGGTGCCGGGCGGATGAGCTCGCCGCTGGCGGCCACTGCCGAGTGCGGCGAGCTGACCGCCGAGCCCGGCGTCCGCCTGCGCTGGCCCGACGGCGTGACCACCGTGGCGGTCCCCGGTGCCGCGACGGGCTTCGGACCTGCCTGA
- a CDS encoding barstar family protein has translation MTRELPVLIVDGTRFSDLDGFAREFSGLLSGYTWRGNLDAFNDVLRGGFGTPEDGWILRWVGSETSRTALGHAETARRLERLLPGVDPSNRAAFEARLDDAQRGEGPTLFDEIVDIIRDHGPGGQQSADGIVLELS, from the coding sequence ATGACTCGTGAACTGCCCGTGCTCATCGTCGACGGGACGCGGTTCAGCGACCTCGACGGCTTCGCCCGCGAGTTCTCCGGGCTGCTGAGCGGGTACACCTGGCGCGGGAACCTGGATGCTTTCAACGACGTGCTCCGCGGGGGGTTCGGCACCCCCGAGGACGGCTGGATACTGAGGTGGGTCGGCTCGGAGACGTCGCGGACGGCGCTCGGTCACGCGGAGACGGCCCGGCGGCTGGAGCGGCTCCTGCCCGGCGTCGACCCGTCTAACCGCGCTGCCTTCGAAGCGAGGCTCGACGACGCGCAGCGCGGCGAGGGCCCGACGCTGTTCGACGAGATCGTCGACATCATCCGCGACCACGGACCTGGCGGCCAGCAGTCGGCGGACGGGATCGTGCTCGAGCTGAGCTGA
- a CDS encoding ferric reductase-like transmembrane domain-containing protein, with amino-acid sequence MDEALWAAGRASGMTALVLLTVSVVLGILTRSGLPLPGLPRFSIVLVHRDVALAGTVFVGLHVVTLLLDPQAQLTLLDLVVPFLGEFRPLWQGLGTVALDLLLAVVVTALLRRWVGLRTYRTVHWLVYAMWPVALLHAIGNGTDAATAWFLAIAAVSVAAVAGAVWWRLSRWFVESSRARQEAS; translated from the coding sequence ATGGATGAGGCACTCTGGGCAGCCGGGCGGGCCAGCGGCATGACGGCCCTGGTGCTGCTGACGGTTTCGGTGGTGCTCGGCATCCTGACCCGGTCCGGCCTGCCGCTGCCGGGGCTGCCGCGGTTCTCCATCGTGCTGGTCCACCGGGACGTCGCGCTGGCGGGGACCGTGTTCGTCGGCCTGCACGTGGTGACGCTGCTGCTCGACCCGCAGGCACAGCTCACGCTCCTCGACCTGGTGGTGCCGTTCCTGGGTGAGTTCCGGCCGCTGTGGCAGGGGCTGGGCACAGTGGCGCTCGACCTGCTGCTGGCCGTCGTCGTCACCGCTCTGCTGCGCCGGTGGGTGGGCCTGCGGACCTACCGGACGGTGCACTGGCTGGTGTACGCCATGTGGCCCGTCGCGCTCCTGCACGCCATCGGCAACGGCACCGACGCAGCCACCGCCTGGTTCCTCGCGATCGCGGCGGTGAGCGTTGCCGCGGTGGCGGGCGCCGTCTGGTGGCGGTTGTCGCGCTGGTTCGTCGAGTCGTCCCGGGCCCGCCAGGAGGCGTCATGA
- a CDS encoding class I SAM-dependent methyltransferase yields MAFNVAADAYARFMGRYAERLADQFVDLVDAQPGRRALDVGCGPGAVTEQLSHRLGPDAVVAVDPSAPFVEAARSRCPGVDVREGVAEALPFDDDSVDLALAQLVVHFMTDPVAGLREMARVTRPGGSVAASVWDFGGERAPLSTFWRAARDLAPDAVDESALPGARAGHLAGLFQEAGLVDLRSHELAVTSSYAGFAEWWEPYTLGVGPAGDYVAGLESDARRAVEVRCRELLPDGPFEVTATAWTVVSRT; encoded by the coding sequence ATGGCCTTCAACGTCGCGGCCGACGCTTACGCACGGTTCATGGGCCGGTACGCGGAGCGATTGGCGGATCAGTTCGTCGACCTCGTCGACGCGCAGCCCGGTCGGCGGGCGCTCGATGTCGGGTGCGGTCCGGGCGCTGTCACCGAGCAGCTGTCGCATCGGCTGGGGCCCGACGCCGTCGTCGCCGTCGATCCTTCCGCGCCGTTTGTCGAGGCGGCCCGCTCGCGGTGCCCCGGTGTCGACGTCCGCGAGGGGGTGGCCGAGGCTCTGCCGTTCGACGACGACAGCGTCGACCTGGCGCTCGCGCAGCTCGTGGTGCACTTCATGACCGACCCTGTAGCGGGGCTGCGGGAGATGGCCCGGGTGACGCGTCCGGGCGGATCCGTGGCCGCGAGCGTCTGGGACTTCGGCGGCGAGAGAGCGCCACTGTCTACCTTCTGGCGCGCTGCCCGGGATCTCGCCCCGGACGCGGTCGACGAGTCGGCGCTTCCCGGTGCGCGTGCGGGACATCTCGCGGGCCTGTTCCAGGAGGCCGGGCTCGTTGACCTGCGATCCCACGAGCTGGCCGTCACGTCGTCGTACGCCGGATTCGCCGAGTGGTGGGAGCCGTACACCCTTGGCGTGGGGCCTGCCGGTGACTACGTCGCCGGCCTGGAGTCCGATGCCCGACGGGCGGTCGAGGTGCGCTGCCGCGAGCTGCTCCCGGACGGCCCGTTCGAGGTGACCGCTACGGCGTGGACGGTCGTGTCGCGTACCTAG